One segment of Bdellovibrio sp. ArHS DNA contains the following:
- a CDS encoding efflux RND transporter periplasmic adaptor subunit, whose translation MMKLLKKPVVIVILGLVLGGVGFFFWKQKENPQVSYTEVSLRKEDLNISVLATGTVQPKNRLEIKAPVAGRIEQILVKEGQNLRKGQILAWMSSTERAAMLDAARAQGPEEYKKWSELYLATPVMAPISGTLILKNVEPGQTFTSTDAIFVMSDHLTVKAQVDETDIAQIKIKSNAEIALDAYPANILKAHVDQIAFDATTVNNVTTYIVDVIPEKTPEFMRSGMTANVTFYVQEKNQVLVVPNEALKISNGRTTVLLKTPGSREGVPVEIRTGISDGKNTEVLDGLKEGDIVLVAQFKLGSGSTNSGSSPFGMPKMPRRR comes from the coding sequence ATGATGAAACTTTTAAAAAAACCTGTGGTTATTGTCATTTTAGGTTTAGTTCTGGGCGGCGTCGGTTTTTTCTTTTGGAAACAAAAAGAAAATCCGCAGGTGAGCTACACCGAAGTGTCATTGCGGAAAGAGGATCTAAATATCTCAGTTCTGGCAACCGGAACTGTGCAGCCCAAAAATCGTCTGGAAATCAAAGCTCCCGTCGCGGGACGAATTGAGCAGATTTTAGTCAAAGAGGGACAGAACCTTCGCAAAGGGCAAATTCTTGCGTGGATGAGCTCGACTGAAAGGGCCGCCATGTTGGATGCCGCTCGTGCCCAGGGTCCGGAAGAATATAAAAAATGGTCTGAGCTATATCTGGCAACGCCCGTGATGGCGCCCATTTCCGGGACGCTGATTCTTAAGAATGTCGAGCCGGGGCAAACCTTCACAAGCACCGATGCTATTTTTGTTATGTCAGATCATTTAACTGTCAAAGCGCAGGTGGATGAAACGGATATCGCACAAATCAAAATTAAATCCAATGCAGAGATCGCCTTGGATGCATATCCCGCAAATATTTTAAAGGCCCATGTGGATCAAATCGCCTTTGATGCGACGACTGTGAATAATGTCACGACTTATATCGTTGATGTGATTCCAGAGAAAACACCAGAGTTCATGCGCAGTGGAATGACCGCCAACGTCACTTTCTATGTGCAAGAAAAAAATCAGGTCTTGGTTGTTCCCAATGAGGCTTTAAAAATCAGCAATGGCAGAACCACGGTGTTACTAAAAACTCCGGGAAGTCGAGAAGGGGTTCCGGTGGAAATTCGTACGGGAATTTCCGACGGAAAGAATACCGAAGTTCTGGACGGTCTGAAGGAAGGCGATATCGTCTTGGTCGCGCAATTTAAATTGGGCAGTGGATCGACGAATTCAGGTTCAAGTCCTTTTGGCATGCCGAAGATGCCTCGTCGCCGTTAG
- the rffA gene encoding dTDP-4-amino-4,6-dideoxygalactose transaminase, with protein MKIPFNIPPKSSNEEKYISQAIANKKLSGEGSFNKKCVEWFNKNLPTLMTVITPSCTSALEMAMVLADIGPGDEVILPSFTFTSTANVVALYGSVPVFVDVDPLTMNIDPAAIEKAITPRTKVIMPVHYAGVGCKMDEIMTLAQRHNIWVVEDAAQGIFASYKGKALGTWGHMAAFSFHETKNIVCGEGGALTINDPRLVARAEIVRDKGTNRQQFLNGQVDKYTWQDKGSSYLLSELAAAFLLSQLEEGKEITAKRLALWNQYHQGLADLEKNGHLQRMTVPGDCQANAHIYYLLLNSAEVRAALWSYLKEAGIQSTTHYVALHSAPAGVKYGRVSGSMKVTDDLSNRLLRLPMWADLPSADAALVLEKIHSFFKGQA; from the coding sequence ATGAAAATCCCGTTTAATATTCCACCGAAAAGCTCTAACGAAGAGAAATATATTTCTCAGGCCATCGCCAATAAAAAACTCAGCGGCGAGGGCTCTTTCAATAAAAAATGCGTTGAATGGTTTAACAAAAATCTTCCCACCCTGATGACGGTTATTACCCCCTCTTGCACCTCGGCCCTGGAAATGGCGATGGTGCTTGCCGATATCGGTCCGGGAGACGAAGTTATTCTGCCCTCTTTCACTTTCACTTCGACCGCCAACGTGGTCGCGCTGTATGGCTCTGTTCCCGTCTTTGTCGACGTTGACCCTTTGACCATGAACATTGATCCTGCGGCTATTGAAAAAGCCATCACTCCGCGCACGAAAGTGATCATGCCGGTGCACTACGCGGGCGTGGGTTGTAAAATGGACGAGATCATGACGCTGGCGCAACGCCATAATATCTGGGTTGTGGAAGATGCCGCGCAAGGCATTTTTGCTTCTTACAAGGGAAAAGCTTTGGGCACCTGGGGGCACATGGCGGCGTTCAGTTTTCATGAAACGAAAAATATCGTTTGCGGTGAAGGTGGCGCTTTAACTATCAATGATCCACGCCTGGTCGCCCGCGCAGAAATCGTTCGCGACAAAGGGACAAACCGTCAGCAGTTTTTAAATGGCCAGGTGGATAAATACACTTGGCAAGACAAAGGGTCTTCCTATCTGCTGTCTGAACTTGCGGCCGCGTTCCTTCTTTCCCAACTTGAAGAAGGAAAAGAAATCACGGCAAAACGTCTGGCTCTTTGGAACCAATACCATCAGGGTCTTGCCGATCTGGAAAAAAATGGTCATTTACAGCGGATGACGGTCCCTGGGGACTGCCAAGCCAATGCCCATATCTATTACCTCCTGCTAAATTCTGCGGAAGTGCGGGCCGCTTTATGGAGCTATCTCAAAGAGGCCGGCATCCAATCGACAACACACTACGTGGCTCTGCATTCTGCTCCGGCGGGTGTGAAGTATGGCCGGGTTTCAGGCTCTATGAAGGTGACCGACGATCTTTCCAATCGCCTTCTTCGCCTGCCGATGTGGGCGGATTTACCAAGTGCCGATGCGGCCCTGGTTCTTGAAAAAATTCATTCTTTCTTTAAGGGGCAAGCATGA
- a CDS encoding TolC family protein — MKKLVFIVTLLFMPSVYGASYSFQDCLNIVDKNNAELLAAKENLEAAKSLLSGTYGSFLPDITANLKYSRGQTDLTSSEGYNANLTATENIFNGFADVASISDAEGKVQVAEANLRTVKAKISADLKSAFASVVYAQDSIKLSKSILKRRTDNFNIVKLRFQSGRENKGSVLLSEAYQKQAQLDVLKAEHALQTAKRDLGRVLGLAPEASLEIIGQVPELTVPGVSPDFLALAEKTPSRQQSQGQLKSADANLQGARSKFYPTLNLQGSVGRTGEDFFPDNNQWSAGATLSWSLFNGGTDYFTQKSSFAQKMVAEHNLRNLYLETITQLRETYAAFVEAVEEVKVSAAFSEAASTRAEIARSKYNNGLSSFDDWDVIENDLINRQKDLTTKKRARVVAEANWEKTQGVGVLP; from the coding sequence GTGAAAAAACTCGTCTTTATAGTCACCCTCCTTTTTATGCCCTCTGTGTATGGGGCCTCGTATTCATTTCAGGACTGCCTTAATATCGTCGATAAAAACAATGCGGAACTGCTGGCGGCCAAAGAAAATCTGGAAGCGGCGAAATCTCTTTTGAGTGGGACTTACGGATCTTTTTTGCCGGATATCACGGCGAATTTAAAATACAGTCGCGGACAAACAGATCTAACAAGTTCTGAAGGCTACAATGCCAATTTGACCGCAACAGAAAATATATTTAACGGATTTGCGGATGTGGCTTCCATTTCAGATGCGGAAGGAAAGGTGCAGGTTGCCGAGGCCAACTTGCGCACCGTCAAAGCAAAGATCAGTGCCGATCTCAAGTCGGCCTTTGCTTCTGTGGTCTATGCGCAGGATTCGATCAAACTTTCTAAAAGCATCTTAAAAAGACGTACTGACAACTTTAATATTGTAAAGCTGCGTTTCCAAAGTGGTCGCGAAAATAAAGGATCTGTGTTGCTTTCAGAGGCCTACCAAAAGCAGGCGCAGTTAGATGTCTTGAAGGCAGAACACGCTTTACAAACAGCGAAAAGGGATTTGGGACGAGTGCTGGGGCTTGCTCCGGAAGCTTCCTTGGAAATCATCGGTCAGGTTCCTGAGCTAACTGTGCCCGGTGTGTCGCCTGACTTTTTGGCGTTGGCAGAAAAAACTCCGAGTCGGCAACAATCTCAAGGGCAATTAAAAAGTGCGGACGCCAATCTTCAAGGGGCTCGTTCGAAATTCTATCCCACTCTGAATCTGCAAGGCAGTGTGGGGCGAACGGGCGAGGATTTTTTTCCTGACAATAATCAGTGGTCGGCCGGTGCGACCTTAAGCTGGTCTTTGTTCAATGGTGGCACGGACTATTTTACGCAAAAAAGTTCCTTTGCCCAAAAAATGGTGGCGGAACATAATTTGCGAAATCTTTATTTGGAAACGATCACTCAGCTTCGTGAAACCTATGCTGCTTTTGTCGAGGCCGTGGAAGAAGTTAAGGTGAGCGCCGCGTTTTCAGAGGCGGCCAGTACGCGGGCTGAAATTGCGCGAAGTAAGTACAACAATGGTCTGAGTTCTTTTGATGACTGGGATGTGATTGAAAACGATTTGATCAACCGTCAGAAGGACTTAACGACCAAGAAAAGGGCGCGGGTTGTCGCCGAAGCCAATTGGGAAAAAACACAAGGTGTGGGAGTGCTGCCATGA
- a CDS encoding ABC transporter permease codes for MKTLWGFIRKEFLQTLRDPRMRMLLFLAPGVQLTIFGVALSTEAKNIKLGVVGAPNDFSLHELHRKALASGWFVPAKSSSEDPFAQINKGEADAVLIAPPAGLDRSLGRNEGQVQLLVNAINVTRAQSIERYFLSVVQSLYGQALPFHFDVRVLYNPAMQTALFLVPGVMSLLVCLITILLTSMSITKEKEMGTFETLISAPVKPEEVIFGKTVPFVLLGMSNIPLIVGVAVTLFGMPLRGSLGILLLSSFVFVCCTVGIGLFISTVAKNQQQSMMGGFLYLFPSVLLSGLVFPIENMPWVLRIFAYINPLTYFIELLRNIMLKGGDARLILFNVLILSAMAVFIITASWRRFKVVLG; via the coding sequence ATGAAGACGCTCTGGGGATTTATCCGAAAAGAGTTTTTGCAGACCTTGCGGGACCCACGGATGCGCATGCTTTTATTTTTGGCTCCCGGTGTGCAACTGACTATTTTTGGGGTGGCTCTTTCCACCGAGGCTAAAAACATCAAGCTTGGTGTTGTTGGTGCACCGAATGACTTTTCTTTGCATGAACTTCATCGTAAGGCCTTGGCTTCAGGATGGTTTGTTCCGGCAAAAAGTTCGTCTGAAGATCCTTTTGCGCAAATCAATAAAGGGGAGGCCGATGCCGTTCTGATTGCGCCGCCGGCGGGTTTGGATAGAAGTTTGGGGCGAAATGAGGGGCAGGTGCAGCTTCTGGTCAATGCCATCAACGTGACCCGTGCGCAAAGTATAGAACGATATTTTTTGAGTGTGGTGCAGTCCCTTTACGGGCAAGCGCTGCCGTTTCATTTTGATGTGCGTGTTTTGTACAACCCGGCAATGCAGACCGCTCTTTTCCTGGTGCCCGGGGTGATGAGTCTTTTGGTGTGTTTGATCACGATTTTATTAACGAGTATGTCGATCACGAAGGAAAAAGAAATGGGCACTTTCGAGACTTTGATTTCAGCGCCGGTAAAACCTGAAGAGGTGATCTTTGGTAAGACCGTGCCCTTTGTTCTTCTGGGGATGAGCAATATTCCGTTGATTGTCGGAGTCGCCGTGACTCTTTTTGGAATGCCTTTGCGTGGCAGTCTTGGGATTCTTCTGTTATCCTCTTTTGTTTTCGTCTGCTGCACCGTCGGAATCGGTCTCTTTATCTCGACGGTCGCAAAAAATCAGCAGCAGTCAATGATGGGAGGATTTCTTTATCTCTTTCCTTCAGTGCTCTTGTCGGGATTGGTTTTTCCGATCGAAAACATGCCTTGGGTTTTACGGATCTTTGCCTATATCAACCCTCTGACTTATTTCATCGAACTTCTTCGCAATATCATGCTCAAAGGCGGAGATGCGCGGCTGATTTTATTTAATGTTTTGATACTTTCCGCCATGGCTGTCTTTATCATTACAGCCAGTTGGCGACGCTTTAAGGTCGTACTCGGGTGA
- the rfbA gene encoding glucose-1-phosphate thymidylyltransferase RfbA translates to MKGIILAGGAGSRLYPMTRVMTKQLQSVYDKPMIYYPLSILMLGGIKDILLITTPDDQPLFKKLLGDGSQFGVKLTYKIQEKPNGLPEAFVLGEDFIGNDHVCLILGDNLFYGDLDFFRRAIEEQKALKSDLHGRVFAYYVADPTAYGVVEFDKATKKVKSIEEKPKQPKSNYAIPGLYLFDNTVSKRAKALQPSPRGETEIVDLILSYHNEDKLGVEMMYRGLAWLDTGTPRSLLDAAAFIGAIEERQGMKVACLEEIAYRMKFINLEQLQKITSELPKCSYRSYLEKIISEEL, encoded by the coding sequence ATGAAGGGCATTATCTTAGCTGGCGGTGCGGGATCACGTCTTTATCCCATGACCCGAGTCATGACCAAGCAGCTGCAATCTGTTTACGATAAACCGATGATCTATTATCCTCTGAGCATTCTTATGTTGGGCGGGATCAAAGACATTCTTCTGATCACGACACCAGACGATCAGCCTTTATTCAAAAAACTTTTAGGCGATGGTTCCCAATTCGGCGTGAAACTGACTTACAAAATTCAGGAAAAACCCAATGGCCTTCCTGAGGCTTTCGTTTTGGGTGAGGACTTCATCGGCAACGATCATGTCTGTTTGATTTTGGGCGACAATCTTTTCTATGGGGATTTGGATTTCTTCCGTCGTGCCATTGAAGAACAAAAGGCTTTAAAGTCCGATCTTCATGGACGTGTCTTTGCCTACTATGTTGCGGACCCCACAGCTTATGGTGTCGTCGAATTCGACAAAGCCACAAAAAAAGTAAAATCCATCGAAGAAAAGCCCAAGCAGCCGAAGTCGAATTACGCGATTCCGGGTCTTTATCTTTTCGACAACACGGTTTCAAAACGAGCGAAGGCCTTGCAGCCCTCTCCTCGCGGCGAAACAGAAATCGTGGACTTGATTCTTTCCTATCACAACGAAGACAAACTGGGTGTGGAAATGATGTACCGAGGACTGGCGTGGCTGGACACCGGGACACCACGCTCCTTACTTGATGCGGCCGCTTTTATCGGCGCGATCGAAGAGCGTCAGGGCATGAAGGTCGCCTGCCTGGAAGAAATCGCCTATCGCATGAAATTTATTAATCTGGAGCAGTTGCAAAAGATCACTTCGGAACTTCCCAAGTGTTCCTATCGCTCTTA
- a CDS encoding ABC transporter permease produces the protein MKGASIIAIAKKEVFHIIRDPFTLALALGMPVVMVLFFGYAIEFNMDRIELAIYDGSQTQTSWNMAKAFTSSGYFISQTVHSPAEAVQALDEGRVHAALVIPRTLAQDLKPFSLSSVQILVDGSDNSSAGSIVGYLGGIQHRILEKEFGKITEPLQVKTRFLFNPELNSRWFVVPGLAAAIVAILSILLTALTVAREWENGSMELLLSTPVRPIEIILGKLLPYSVMGVLAVFFVFVLSQLIFAVPFKGHFLIYLLASLIFLSTYLAQGLLISVITRKQQLSMQFAMLSGLLPTILLSGFIFPNEHMPSFFYYLTMLLPARWFIQISRQLFLQGSGFGDLWPSFVALGILFVLMIFLATKKFKKDVEP, from the coding sequence ATGAAGGGGGCTTCTATTATCGCCATAGCGAAGAAAGAGGTCTTTCACATTATCCGTGATCCCTTCACTTTGGCACTGGCCTTAGGCATGCCGGTGGTGATGGTTTTGTTCTTCGGTTATGCGATTGAATTTAATATGGACCGCATCGAGCTTGCGATTTACGATGGCAGCCAGACTCAGACATCGTGGAATATGGCCAAAGCCTTTACCAGTTCCGGATATTTTATCTCGCAAACTGTGCACAGTCCTGCCGAAGCCGTGCAGGCTTTGGATGAAGGCCGCGTTCATGCGGCGCTGGTGATACCTCGTACTTTGGCACAGGATTTAAAGCCGTTCTCTTTATCCTCTGTGCAAATTCTGGTCGATGGCTCAGACAATTCTTCGGCGGGTTCCATTGTTGGCTACCTCGGCGGAATCCAGCACAGAATTCTTGAAAAAGAGTTCGGAAAAATCACCGAGCCCTTGCAAGTGAAAACGCGTTTTCTTTTTAATCCAGAGCTGAACAGTCGCTGGTTTGTCGTGCCGGGCCTGGCCGCTGCTATTGTGGCAATTCTTTCTATTCTATTGACGGCCTTGACGGTGGCCCGCGAGTGGGAAAATGGCTCTATGGAGTTATTGCTTTCTACGCCAGTTCGACCAATTGAAATTATTTTAGGTAAGCTTCTGCCTTATTCGGTGATGGGAGTGCTTGCCGTGTTCTTCGTCTTTGTTCTGTCGCAGTTGATCTTTGCTGTGCCCTTTAAAGGGCACTTCCTGATTTACCTGCTGGCCAGTCTGATTTTTCTAAGCACTTATTTGGCGCAAGGTCTGCTGATTTCTGTGATCACTCGCAAGCAGCAACTCAGTATGCAGTTTGCAATGCTTTCCGGGTTACTGCCGACAATTCTTTTATCCGGATTTATTTTTCCCAATGAGCATATGCCGTCGTTTTTTTATTATCTGACCATGTTGTTGCCGGCCCGCTGGTTTATTCAGATCAGTCGGCAGTTGTTTTTGCAAGGCTCAGGCTTCGGGGATCTCTGGCCTTCGTTTGTGGCTTTAGGCATTTTATTTGTTTTGATGATTTTTCTAGCCACAAAAAAATTTAAAAAGGATGTCGAACCATGA
- a CDS encoding ABC transporter ATP-binding protein, with amino-acid sequence MTGLSLQIKNLTKKMKKNAALQGLSMNFQARQIHGIIGPEGAGKTTFLRHIMGLLKSDEGEIIFFRDRVPVAFSEIRDGVAYMPQTQSLYPELSIHEHLEFFRTLYQLPAAEYQVRRQKLLQMARLEDVTDRLAAQLSGGMYKKLGLICALLSSPQVLLLDEPTNGVDPLSRRDFWELLYELKQQEEILILITTSYMDEALKCEQVHLLFDGKALMEGPPRAILQQQNCKSFDDVFLQYDSALASL; translated from the coding sequence ATGACGGGCCTTTCTTTGCAGATTAAAAATCTGACTAAGAAGATGAAGAAGAACGCGGCTCTTCAAGGGCTTTCGATGAATTTCCAGGCTCGGCAAATTCATGGCATCATCGGTCCTGAGGGGGCCGGGAAGACCACTTTTCTTCGTCATATCATGGGACTTTTAAAATCTGACGAGGGCGAAATCATCTTTTTTCGTGATAGGGTGCCCGTGGCCTTTTCTGAAATTCGTGACGGGGTGGCATACATGCCGCAGACGCAAAGTCTTTATCCCGAATTAAGTATTCATGAGCATCTGGAATTTTTTCGCACACTCTATCAACTGCCAGCGGCTGAATATCAAGTGCGTCGACAAAAGCTCTTGCAGATGGCGCGATTGGAGGACGTCACAGATCGCCTGGCGGCACAGCTTTCCGGGGGGATGTATAAAAAATTAGGTCTAATTTGTGCGCTGTTGTCTTCGCCGCAAGTGCTTTTGCTGGATGAGCCCACAAACGGAGTTGATCCTTTAAGTCGTCGCGATTTTTGGGAACTTCTTTATGAATTAAAACAGCAGGAAGAAATTCTAATTCTTATCACCACCTCGTACATGGACGAGGCCTTAAAGTGTGAACAGGTGCACCTTCTGTTTGATGGCAAAGCCTTGATGGAAGGTCCCCCGCGCGCGATCCTTCAACAGCAAAATTGCAAAAGCTTTGATGACGTCTTTTTGCAATACGATTCGGCGTTGGCGTCCTTATGA
- a CDS encoding efflux RND transporter periplasmic adaptor subunit: MSKKKIIPVFVIVVILILAYVAKIFLFQSEFSYAGTVEVTKVDIPARVSSVIAEFPVREGQVVEKGQALVKLACEDVRIAYSLIKSSYERAHSLFRSGGISREIYDQTKNKMEDVALRRGWCDVSSPLHGRVLTTYFEPGEMVGPGAKLLTIGNLEEVFAYFYLPHDQISQLKLEQKVKARVSELKNKEFDGVISYINPEAEFTPKNVQTRDERTRLVYAVKVYFNNPEEVLKPGMTLEWVADNL, encoded by the coding sequence ATGTCAAAAAAGAAAATCATCCCGGTCTTTGTTATCGTTGTGATTCTTATTTTGGCCTATGTGGCTAAGATTTTTCTATTTCAGTCTGAGTTTTCCTATGCAGGCACGGTCGAAGTGACCAAGGTGGATATTCCCGCACGGGTCTCTTCGGTGATTGCCGAGTTTCCGGTTCGAGAAGGGCAGGTTGTTGAAAAAGGCCAGGCGCTTGTGAAACTCGCTTGCGAAGATGTCCGCATTGCCTATTCTTTGATAAAAAGCAGTTATGAGCGGGCGCACAGTCTGTTCCGCAGTGGTGGAATTTCCCGCGAGATCTACGATCAGACCAAAAACAAGATGGAGGACGTCGCGCTTCGTCGCGGCTGGTGTGATGTTTCATCCCCCTTACACGGGAGGGTGCTGACGACTTATTTTGAGCCCGGCGAAATGGTCGGACCCGGGGCTAAACTTCTGACCATCGGCAATCTAGAAGAAGTTTTTGCCTATTTTTATTTACCGCATGACCAGATTTCCCAACTCAAACTAGAGCAGAAGGTGAAGGCCCGGGTGTCAGAACTTAAAAACAAAGAGTTCGACGGGGTCATTTCTTATATCAACCCCGAAGCCGAGTTCACTCCGAAAAATGTCCAGACCCGCGATGAAAGAACCCGCTTGGTTTATGCGGTGAAGGTCTATTTCAACAATCCCGAAGAAGTTCTGAAACCCGGAATGACCCTGGAGTGGGTGGCGGACAATTTATGA
- a CDS encoding methyl-accepting chemotaxis protein, with amino-acid sequence MKSGNWRSWFKGLRGKLFLSAMLPVMAFAVLTGISLKSMNNLGDMLTDAYTDVIPNMDGLGRIGMQRARIGYFIWASLANQHDQKSRDNFIKKAKEAFADFKEGQAYYESTRLDEEEQKNYAKAREIKDQFYALTESMIAGLEKNTPEDDAKVHKAMNGGDWHVLALHTQAAIASNMELYNKRSLESNKLQQEKRAFETQLLLLIAAFCATSLFGILMWIAYRVSNTVSGIAAGLDESGSQVASAITQLSAAGQTLSQSSTEAAASLEETVASLEEMSSMVKMNSDNAKQAAALSQSSKDAAETGQQEIQHLIESMRDISSSSKKIEEIISVIDDIAFQTNLLALNASVEAARAGEHGKGFAVVAEAVRTLAQRSAVAAKDINGLIKESVEKVEKGSSIADRSGEVLSNIVNSVKKVSDLNNEISAASSEQTTGIQQISKAMNQLDQSAQSNAASSEEVAASAEEINAQALNMKKMVGDLNAVILGAAEGPMKAPVVSQKPAKKEAKILPFQDKNQDKKEDKKSPEKVARPVEKKSQAASSVIPFDDDGPARKVGTTDGF; translated from the coding sequence ATGAAATCAGGAAATTGGCGTTCATGGTTTAAAGGATTGCGCGGAAAGCTCTTCTTATCCGCAATGCTGCCAGTAATGGCCTTCGCTGTGCTAACAGGCATCTCTTTAAAATCCATGAACAACCTGGGCGACATGCTTACGGATGCTTATACCGACGTCATTCCCAATATGGATGGCTTAGGTCGCATCGGCATGCAGCGCGCGCGCATTGGCTATTTCATTTGGGCTTCACTTGCCAATCAGCACGATCAAAAATCCCGCGACAATTTCATCAAGAAAGCCAAAGAAGCTTTTGCTGATTTTAAAGAAGGTCAAGCTTACTACGAGTCCACGCGCTTGGATGAAGAAGAACAAAAAAACTACGCCAAAGCGCGCGAGATCAAAGATCAATTCTACGCTTTGACGGAAAGTATGATCGCAGGTCTTGAGAAAAATACGCCCGAGGATGATGCAAAAGTACATAAGGCGATGAATGGCGGAGACTGGCATGTCTTGGCTTTGCACACACAAGCCGCCATCGCTTCCAACATGGAGCTTTATAACAAACGTTCGTTGGAAAGTAATAAACTGCAACAAGAAAAGCGTGCTTTCGAAACTCAGTTGCTTCTCTTGATCGCCGCATTCTGTGCGACATCTTTATTTGGTATCTTGATGTGGATCGCCTACCGGGTGTCTAACACGGTCAGCGGTATCGCAGCAGGTCTGGATGAATCTGGATCGCAAGTGGCTTCGGCTATCACTCAACTTTCCGCAGCGGGACAAACTCTTTCCCAGTCCTCAACGGAAGCGGCGGCATCGCTCGAAGAAACCGTGGCGTCTTTGGAAGAAATGTCTTCCATGGTAAAAATGAATTCAGATAACGCCAAACAAGCGGCGGCTCTTTCTCAATCATCAAAGGATGCTGCAGAGACGGGACAACAGGAGATTCAACACCTCATCGAATCCATGCGTGATATTTCCTCGTCCTCTAAAAAGATCGAAGAGATCATCAGTGTGATCGATGATATCGCCTTCCAAACAAACTTACTGGCTTTGAATGCGTCGGTTGAAGCCGCTCGCGCCGGAGAACATGGCAAAGGCTTTGCTGTTGTTGCTGAGGCGGTTCGCACTCTTGCGCAACGCTCCGCAGTGGCCGCGAAAGATATTAACGGTCTAATCAAAGAAAGTGTCGAGAAAGTTGAAAAAGGCTCGTCCATCGCCGACCGCTCTGGCGAGGTTCTTTCTAATATCGTGAACTCAGTGAAAAAAGTGTCGGATCTGAACAACGAGATTTCCGCAGCAAGCAGCGAACAGACGACAGGTATTCAACAAATCAGCAAGGCTATGAATCAACTGGATCAAAGCGCGCAGTCCAATGCCGCGTCCTCTGAGGAAGTGGCCGCCTCTGCCGAAGAAATCAATGCTCAGGCGTTGAATATGAAGAAAATGGTCGGCGACCTCAACGCTGTCATTCTGGGTGCCGCAGAGGGCCCTATGAAGGCCCCTGTAGTCAGCCAAAAGCCGGCGAAAAAAGAAGCCAAAATTTTGCCTTTCCAGGATAAAAACCAAGATAAAAAAGAAGATAAAAAATCGCCCGAAAAAGTCGCACGTCCCGTGGAGAAAAAGTCACAGGCTGCGTCGAGCGTCATCCCTTTCGACGATGACGGTCCGGCACGCAAAGTCGGCACCACTGACGGCTTTTAA
- a CDS encoding ABC transporter ATP-binding protein, whose product MKAVTVKELSVKFGDVYAVDNISFAVEQGEIFGFLGANGAGKTTTIRVLCGLLLPTHGEVLVSGQDVLKDSFSVKHRVGYMSQKFTLYDDLSVAENLSFTAALRKIKDKEFRQQKEKLLSFIRFKESEKSLVRDLPGGVKQQVSLVASMLHDPEVIFLDEPTAGVSPAYRRRFWALIRDLSAQGKTVFVTTHYMDEAEQCDRIALMRAGELIALDSPSGLKHKSFPKKNPEDVSLEEVFIYQVEGR is encoded by the coding sequence ATGAAGGCCGTCACGGTGAAAGAGCTCTCGGTCAAATTTGGTGACGTCTATGCCGTGGATAATATTTCTTTCGCCGTCGAGCAAGGGGAAATCTTTGGATTTCTCGGGGCGAATGGGGCTGGGAAAACCACCACCATTCGCGTGCTGTGTGGCTTGTTATTACCCACCCACGGAGAGGTTTTGGTCAGTGGTCAGGATGTTTTAAAGGATTCGTTTTCGGTTAAGCACCGGGTCGGATACATGTCCCAGAAGTTCACCTTGTATGATGATTTAAGTGTTGCCGAGAATCTGTCTTTTACGGCGGCTTTACGAAAAATTAAGGATAAAGAATTTCGGCAACAAAAAGAAAAACTTTTAAGTTTTATAAGGTTTAAAGAATCTGAAAAGTCTTTGGTTCGTGATCTTCCCGGAGGCGTGAAACAGCAAGTGAGTCTGGTCGCCTCGATGCTTCACGACCCTGAAGTGATTTTTCTGGATGAACCCACCGCCGGAGTGAGTCCTGCTTATCGACGACGCTTTTGGGCTCTCATTCGAGATCTTTCGGCACAAGGCAAGACTGTTTTTGTGACGACTCATTACATGGACGAGGCTGAACAGTGTGATCGCATCGCTCTGATGCGCGCCGGGGAATTGATTGCTTTGGATTCACCTTCAGGACTGAAACATAAGAGTTTTCCGAAAAAGAACCCCGAGGATGTCAGTCTGGAGGAGGTTTTTATTTATCAGGTGGAGGGGCGATGA